One genomic window of Candidatus Eisenbacteria bacterium includes the following:
- a CDS encoding DUF885 domain-containing protein encodes MEGEQSLRALSDEYFDFYVESYPEMATVVGLHTFDDRLTRYDRASIDKQVRAFRGFKRRAEELLSAGGLSTTASIDARLIASNCEIQVLEIEKMMKPWVDPTLYIEMSLYGLFLLVSREVVPVEKRANSVAGRLREFARVLVEAKQNLENPPSIFTRTALGMLKGADAFVKETVRHFGDSLAGARSELESSSTICIEAMRDFETYLENDLLPRSNGDFAIGRDLFETKLRVQHMLDVDTKTLEKMGRALLLETKEQIEHLSNELHPGKNWRDVIEALKEHHPDASMLRSEYEEHMRKAREFVLAKDLVPIPAGEELTVIDTPSFERGTIPYAAYVSPGPFDEKQEGLFFVTPVDTSAPIEVQREQLKGHSYASMVLTALHEGYPGHHLQFIHSNRVPTKLRHLCGNTVFAEGWALYCEELMKEAGFYRSREVELFQLKDMLWRAARVVVDVGLHTKSMSFDEAVEFLISEALIERPNAVAEVRRYTNSPSQPSSYAVGKAEVLALRDGEKQRLGPNFNLSRFHEKLLSSGTIPFKLVKEELGAKDESSREK; translated from the coding sequence ATGGAAGGAGAGCAAAGCCTAAGGGCCTTGTCTGACGAGTATTTTGACTTCTACGTTGAATCCTACCCCGAAATGGCCACGGTCGTGGGGCTTCACACCTTCGATGACAGGCTGACTCGCTACGATCGGGCCTCCATCGACAAGCAAGTGCGAGCATTCCGCGGATTCAAGAGGCGCGCCGAAGAGCTCTTGTCCGCCGGAGGGCTCTCCACAACCGCTTCGATAGATGCGAGACTCATCGCCAGCAACTGTGAGATTCAGGTCCTCGAGATCGAAAAGATGATGAAACCCTGGGTCGATCCCACCCTCTACATCGAAATGAGCCTGTATGGGTTGTTCCTTCTCGTTTCCAGGGAAGTCGTCCCCGTCGAGAAGCGTGCCAACTCGGTGGCCGGAAGATTGAGAGAGTTCGCTCGCGTGCTGGTCGAAGCTAAGCAAAACCTGGAAAACCCGCCGTCCATTTTTACGAGGACGGCCCTCGGCATGCTCAAGGGCGCAGACGCTTTCGTGAAGGAAACCGTTCGTCACTTCGGCGACAGCTTGGCCGGAGCAAGAAGCGAGTTGGAATCAAGTTCAACAATCTGCATCGAGGCCATGAGGGATTTCGAGACCTACCTGGAAAACGATCTCCTGCCAAGATCAAACGGGGATTTCGCCATAGGACGCGATCTCTTCGAGACCAAGCTAAGGGTGCAGCACATGTTGGACGTGGACACGAAGACACTCGAAAAGATGGGCCGCGCGCTCTTACTGGAGACCAAGGAGCAGATAGAACACCTCAGTAACGAGTTGCACCCCGGCAAGAACTGGAGAGACGTGATCGAGGCCCTCAAGGAGCACCATCCCGACGCCTCGATGCTGAGAAGTGAATACGAGGAGCACATGAGGAAGGCAAGAGAGTTTGTTCTTGCCAAGGATCTTGTTCCTATCCCGGCTGGCGAAGAACTCACGGTCATTGACACTCCCTCTTTTGAACGAGGGACCATCCCTTACGCTGCATACGTCAGCCCGGGGCCCTTCGATGAAAAGCAGGAAGGCCTCTTCTTTGTCACGCCCGTGGATACGAGCGCGCCGATTGAGGTACAGCGGGAACAGCTCAAGGGACACAGCTATGCTTCAATGGTGTTAACGGCCCTGCACGAAGGTTATCCGGGTCATCACTTGCAGTTCATTCATTCTAACCGCGTCCCCACCAAGCTTCGGCATTTATGCGGGAATACTGTTTTTGCGGAAGGATGGGCGCTATATTGCGAAGAGCTCATGAAGGAAGCCGGCTTCTACAGGAGCAGGGAGGTTGAGCTGTTTCAGTTGAAGGACATGCTTTGGAGGGCAGCGCGCGTGGTCGTAGATGTGGGGTTGCACACGAAAAGCATGAGCTTTGATGAAGCGGTCGAGTTTCTGATCTCCGAAGCGTTGATAGAACGCCCCAATGCCGTTGCCGAAGTCAGGAGATATACCAACTCGCCATCTCAACCCTCGAGCTACGCCGTAGGAAAGGCCGAGGTTCTGGCTCTTCGAGACGGCGAGAAACAACGGCTCGGCCCTAACTTCAACTTATCCAGATTCCACGAAAAGCTTCTGAGCTCAGGCACCATTCCATTCAAGCTGGTCAAGGAGGAACTGGG
- a CDS encoding ribonuclease H-like domain-containing protein → MEELLPGGVLKGKHGQIFVHERLRSEIERNTQRIVSLYRQAELNAFSATLEGKAGEFSELGKTGFSRAVFLDIESTGLFNCPTFLAGAMFLSGDDFVIRQFFARDYSEEKCLIEILSKFLRQFEAVITFNGKSYDIPFIADRAIYHGVKFATRHSHVDLLHHSRRHWKGTLPNCKLQTLELHVCRRRRVGDIPSSEIPQLYHDFVRTGDPYLLIHVFHHNMLDLITMSELLVELMRREGLIRARRALQ, encoded by the coding sequence GTGGAAGAACTCCTGCCGGGTGGGGTGCTGAAGGGCAAGCACGGCCAGATATTCGTTCACGAAAGGCTCAGGTCCGAGATAGAGAGGAACACGCAGCGGATCGTCTCGCTTTATCGTCAGGCAGAGCTAAACGCCTTTTCTGCCACGCTGGAGGGCAAGGCGGGCGAATTTTCGGAATTGGGAAAGACGGGATTCTCGCGGGCCGTCTTTCTCGATATCGAAAGCACGGGGCTTTTCAATTGCCCGACCTTTCTTGCCGGTGCGATGTTTCTTTCGGGGGACGATTTCGTCATAAGGCAATTCTTCGCCCGCGACTACTCTGAAGAGAAATGTCTCATAGAAATCCTCTCAAAATTTCTTCGTCAGTTTGAGGCCGTGATTACTTTCAACGGAAAATCGTACGACATTCCGTTTATTGCAGACCGAGCCATATATCACGGCGTCAAATTTGCGACGCGCCACTCGCACGTTGATCTTCTCCATCACTCGAGACGGCACTGGAAGGGGACTCTCCCCAACTGCAAACTTCAGACGCTGGAGCTTCACGTGTGTCGAAGAAGAAGGGTCGGAGACATTCCGAGCTCTGAGATCCCGCAGCTCTACCACGATTTTGTGCGGACGGGCGATCCTTACCTTCTGATCCACGTGTTTCATCACAACATGCTTGACCTGATAACGATGAGTGAGTTACTGGTGGAACTGATGCGCAGGGAGGGGCTGATTCGCGCACGCCGTGCATTGCAGTAG
- the thiL gene encoding thiamine-phosphate kinase — MKPLRKSERELVAGDLGEMGLIERILSKTGRSLGLSKSDVGRVIVGPGDDAAVIEFGGRTRVVVTTDVLVEGVHFRLDWSYPEALGFKSVAANLSDVAAMGGRAVGIVISLGIPPAVPVKAVDRMYRGISKALSLFGGNLLGGDTVRSSAIIVSISAIGVLVGERPLLRSGARPGDKICVTGSLGRSELGLMLLKRYFRPTRRPRKILLEAWAERTEQYFRKGLPPSLREAGCACIAKHLMPSPRVKEVRVLSTLGPSAMIDISDGLSADLMRVARASGVGLVLNEADIPVDKDAMAVAQALNVAPYKIALSSGEEYEVLFTIPQARVERAASVLARRCGTAIGVIGEITGYRESILVVGSRARKRALAETGFRHF, encoded by the coding sequence ATGAAGCCTTTGAGAAAATCAGAACGGGAGCTTGTCGCCGGGGATCTTGGAGAAATGGGACTCATCGAGAGGATTTTGTCAAAGACCGGCCGGTCGTTGGGACTCTCGAAGTCGGACGTAGGGCGCGTGATCGTCGGCCCCGGAGATGACGCCGCGGTAATAGAGTTCGGCGGGAGGACGCGCGTCGTTGTGACGACGGACGTCCTCGTGGAAGGCGTGCACTTCCGACTCGATTGGTCATATCCTGAGGCTCTTGGATTCAAGTCCGTGGCAGCGAACCTGAGTGACGTCGCTGCGATGGGAGGCCGTGCTGTAGGAATCGTGATTTCTCTTGGAATACCGCCGGCGGTTCCAGTGAAAGCCGTTGACAGGATGTATCGCGGCATATCCAAAGCGCTGTCGTTGTTCGGAGGAAATCTGCTTGGGGGAGACACGGTGCGCTCGAGTGCCATAATCGTCTCGATATCTGCCATCGGCGTGCTTGTTGGCGAGAGGCCGCTACTCCGTTCTGGAGCGAGGCCTGGAGACAAGATATGTGTCACAGGTTCGCTGGGTCGTTCCGAGTTGGGGCTGATGTTGCTGAAGAGATACTTCAGACCGACTCGTCGGCCGAGAAAAATCTTGCTCGAGGCGTGGGCGGAGAGAACAGAACAGTACTTCAGGAAAGGACTTCCTCCATCACTGCGGGAGGCGGGATGTGCATGCATCGCCAAACACCTCATGCCTTCTCCGCGGGTGAAGGAAGTGCGAGTGCTCTCAACTTTGGGTCCCTCTGCGATGATCGACATCAGCGATGGGCTGTCGGCAGATCTGATGCGGGTGGCAAGGGCGAGCGGGGTAGGACTGGTGCTGAACGAAGCAGACATTCCCGTTGACAAAGACGCGATGGCCGTGGCGCAGGCTCTCAACGTTGCGCCATACAAGATAGCGCTTTCGAGCGGCGAGGAATACGAAGTTCTGTTCACCATTCCGCAAGCTAGAGTCGAACGGGCGGCAAGTGTTCTGGCGAGAAGGTGTGGAACTGCAATCGGAGTAATAGGAGAAATCACGGGATACAGAGAGTCGATTCTTGTGGTCGGGAGTCGCGCTAGAAAGAGGGCCTTGGCAGAGACAGGCTTCAGACATTTCTAG